The following are encoded together in the Peromyscus leucopus breed LL Stock chromosome 1, UCI_PerLeu_2.1, whole genome shotgun sequence genome:
- the Slc7a10 gene encoding asc-type amino acid transporter 1 isoform X1 — MRRDSDMTGHIQQPGGRGNPGPAPSPSPGPGPGPGTSERVALKKEIGLVSACTIIIGNIIGSGIFISPKGVLEHSGSVGLALFVWVLGGGVTALGSLCYAELGVAIPKSGGDYAYVTEIFGGLAGFLLLWSAVLIMYPTSLAVISMTFSNYVLQPVFPNCIPPATASRVLSMACLMLLTWVNSSSVRWATRIQDIFTGGKLLALALIIGVGFVQIFQGHFEELRPTNAFTFWMTPSVGHLALAFLQGSFAFSGWNFLNYVTEELVDPRKNLPRAIFISIPLVTFVYTFTNVAYFTAMSPQELLSSNAVAVTFGEKLLGYFSWVMPVSVALSTFGGINGYLFTSSRLCFSGAREGHLPSLLAMIHVRRCTPIPALLVCCGATAVIMLVGDTYTLINYVSFINYLCYGVTILGLLVLRWRRPALHRPIKVNLLIPVAYLVFWAFLLVFSFISEPMVCGVGVIIILTGVPIFFLGVFWRSKPKCVHRLTESMTRWGQELCFVVYPQGSLEEEENGPMGQASPLPITDKPLKTQ, encoded by the exons ATGAGGCGGGACAGCGACATGACAGGCCACATACAGCAGCCCGGCGGGCGCGGGAACCCCGGCCCTGCGCCCTCGCCTTCCCCGGGCCCTGGACCCGGCCCGGGCACCTCGGAGCGGGTGGCGCTCAAGAAAGAGATCGGGCTGGTGAGCGCCTGCACCATCATCATCG GAAACATCATTGGCTCAGGCATCTTCATCTCACCCAAAGGTGTCCTGGAACACTCGGGCTCCGTGGGTTTGGCCCTCTTCGTCTGGGTCCTGGGTGGGGGCGTGACCGCTCTAGGCTCTCTCTGCTATGCAGAGCTGGGCGTCGCCATCCCCAAGTCCGGTGGGGACTACGCTTATGTCACTGAGATCTTCGGGGGCCTGGCTGG ATTCCTCCTGCTCTGGAGTGCTGTCCTCATCATGTACCCCACCAGCCTGGCTGTCATCTCCATGACCTTCTCCAACTATGTGCTTCAGCCTGTCTTTCCCAACTGTATTCCCCCGGCCACAGCCTCTCGAGTACTCTCCATGGCCTGCCTGA TGCTCCTGACATGGGTGAACAGCTCCAGTGTGCGCTGGGCCACGCGCATCCAGGATATCTTCACCGGCGGGAAGCTGTTGGCACTGGCACTCATCATTGGTGTTGGCTTTGTCCAGATCTTCCAAG GACACTTTGAAGAGCTGAGGCCCACCAATGCCTTCACGTTCTGGATGACACCGTCCGTGGGTCACCTTGCCCTGGCTTTCCTGCAAGGTTCTTTTGCCTTCAGCGGCTGGAACTTTCTCAACTATGTCACCGAGGAGCTGGTTGACCCTCGCAA AAACCTGCCTCGCGCCATCTTCATTTCCATCCCGCTGGTCACCTTCGTGTACACGTTCACCAACGTTGCCTACTTCACTGCCATGTCCCCCCAGGAGCTGCTGTCCTCCAACGCAGTGGCCGTG ACCTTCGGTGAGAAGTTGCTGGGCTACTTTTCGTGGGTCATGCCTGTCTCTGTGGCACTGTCTACTTTTGGAGGGATCAATGGCTACCTGTTCACCTCATCCAG GCTATGCTTCTCTGGAGCCCGAGAGGGACACTTGCCCAGCTTGCTGGCCATGATCCATGTCAGACGCTGTACCCCAATCCCTGCCCTCCTCGTCTGT TGCGGGGCCACAGCGGTCATCATGCTCGTGGgtgacacatacacactcatcaaCTATGTGTCCTTCATCAACTACCTCTGCTACGGAGTCACTATCCTGGGCCTGCTCGTGCTGCGCTGGAGGCGGCCAGCACTCCACAGGCCCATCAAG GTGAACCTCCTCATTCCTGTTGCGTACTTGGTGTTCTGGGCATTCCTACTGGTCTTCAGCTTCATCTCGGAGCCCATGGTCTGTGGGGTCGGTGTCATCATCATCCTCACTGGggtccccatcttcttcctgggagTGTTCTGGAGAAGCAAACCAAAGTGTGTGCACAGACTCACAG AGTCCATGACACGCTGGGGCCAGGAGCTGTGTTTCGTGGTTTACCCCCAGGgctccctggaggaggaggaaaatggcCCCATGGGCCAGGCCTCCCCATTGCCCATCACGGACAAGCCCTTGAAGACACAATGA
- the Slc7a10 gene encoding asc-type amino acid transporter 1 isoform X4, whose product MRRDSDMTGHIQQPGGRGNPGPAPSPSPGPGPGPGTSERVALKKEIGLVSACTIIIGNIIGSGIFISPKGVLEHSGSVGLALFVWVLGGGVTALGSLCYAELGVAIPKSGGDYAYVTEIFGGLAGFLLLWSAVLIMYPTSLAVISMTFSNYVLQPVFPNCIPPATASRVLSMACLMLLTWVNSSSVRWATRIQDIFTGGKLLALALIIGVGFVQIFQGHFEELRPTNAFTFWMTPSVGHLALAFLQGSFAFSGWNFLNYVTEELVDPRKNLPRAIFISIPLVTFVYTFTNVAYFTAMSPQELLSSNAVAVTFGEKLLGYFSWVMPVSVALSTFGGINGYLFTSSRLCFSGAREGHLPSLLAMIHVRRCTPIPALLVCVNLLIPVAYLVFWAFLLVFSFISEPMVCGVGVIIILTGVPIFFLGVFWRSKPKCVHRLTESMTRWGQELCFVVYPQGSLEEEENGPMGQASPLPITDKPLKTQ is encoded by the exons ATGAGGCGGGACAGCGACATGACAGGCCACATACAGCAGCCCGGCGGGCGCGGGAACCCCGGCCCTGCGCCCTCGCCTTCCCCGGGCCCTGGACCCGGCCCGGGCACCTCGGAGCGGGTGGCGCTCAAGAAAGAGATCGGGCTGGTGAGCGCCTGCACCATCATCATCG GAAACATCATTGGCTCAGGCATCTTCATCTCACCCAAAGGTGTCCTGGAACACTCGGGCTCCGTGGGTTTGGCCCTCTTCGTCTGGGTCCTGGGTGGGGGCGTGACCGCTCTAGGCTCTCTCTGCTATGCAGAGCTGGGCGTCGCCATCCCCAAGTCCGGTGGGGACTACGCTTATGTCACTGAGATCTTCGGGGGCCTGGCTGG ATTCCTCCTGCTCTGGAGTGCTGTCCTCATCATGTACCCCACCAGCCTGGCTGTCATCTCCATGACCTTCTCCAACTATGTGCTTCAGCCTGTCTTTCCCAACTGTATTCCCCCGGCCACAGCCTCTCGAGTACTCTCCATGGCCTGCCTGA TGCTCCTGACATGGGTGAACAGCTCCAGTGTGCGCTGGGCCACGCGCATCCAGGATATCTTCACCGGCGGGAAGCTGTTGGCACTGGCACTCATCATTGGTGTTGGCTTTGTCCAGATCTTCCAAG GACACTTTGAAGAGCTGAGGCCCACCAATGCCTTCACGTTCTGGATGACACCGTCCGTGGGTCACCTTGCCCTGGCTTTCCTGCAAGGTTCTTTTGCCTTCAGCGGCTGGAACTTTCTCAACTATGTCACCGAGGAGCTGGTTGACCCTCGCAA AAACCTGCCTCGCGCCATCTTCATTTCCATCCCGCTGGTCACCTTCGTGTACACGTTCACCAACGTTGCCTACTTCACTGCCATGTCCCCCCAGGAGCTGCTGTCCTCCAACGCAGTGGCCGTG ACCTTCGGTGAGAAGTTGCTGGGCTACTTTTCGTGGGTCATGCCTGTCTCTGTGGCACTGTCTACTTTTGGAGGGATCAATGGCTACCTGTTCACCTCATCCAG GCTATGCTTCTCTGGAGCCCGAGAGGGACACTTGCCCAGCTTGCTGGCCATGATCCATGTCAGACGCTGTACCCCAATCCCTGCCCTCCTCGTCTGT GTGAACCTCCTCATTCCTGTTGCGTACTTGGTGTTCTGGGCATTCCTACTGGTCTTCAGCTTCATCTCGGAGCCCATGGTCTGTGGGGTCGGTGTCATCATCATCCTCACTGGggtccccatcttcttcctgggagTGTTCTGGAGAAGCAAACCAAAGTGTGTGCACAGACTCACAG AGTCCATGACACGCTGGGGCCAGGAGCTGTGTTTCGTGGTTTACCCCCAGGgctccctggaggaggaggaaaatggcCCCATGGGCCAGGCCTCCCCATTGCCCATCACGGACAAGCCCTTGAAGACACAATGA
- the Slc7a10 gene encoding asc-type amino acid transporter 1 isoform X2 yields MRPPVGAVPGCEGRERTNRRTDRRTGGGPDGRGSAGSWDEAGQRHDRPHTAARRAREPRPCALAFPGPWTRPGHLGAGGAQERDRAGERLHHHHRKHHWLRHLHLTQRFLLLWSAVLIMYPTSLAVISMTFSNYVLQPVFPNCIPPATASRVLSMACLMLLTWVNSSSVRWATRIQDIFTGGKLLALALIIGVGFVQIFQGHFEELRPTNAFTFWMTPSVGHLALAFLQGSFAFSGWNFLNYVTEELVDPRKNLPRAIFISIPLVTFVYTFTNVAYFTAMSPQELLSSNAVAVTFGEKLLGYFSWVMPVSVALSTFGGINGYLFTSSRLCFSGAREGHLPSLLAMIHVRRCTPIPALLVCCGATAVIMLVGDTYTLINYVSFINYLCYGVTILGLLVLRWRRPALHRPIKVNLLIPVAYLVFWAFLLVFSFISEPMVCGVGVIIILTGVPIFFLGVFWRSKPKCVHRLTESMTRWGQELCFVVYPQGSLEEEENGPMGQASPLPITDKPLKTQ; encoded by the exons ATGCGCCCGCCTGTGGGCGCTGTCCCGGGCTGCGAGGGCCGCGAGCGCACCAACAGACGGACCGACCGACGGACTGGCGGCGGGCCGGACGGACGGGGTAGCGCAGGGAGCTGGGATGAGGCGGGACAGCGACATGACAGGCCACATACAGCAGCCCGGCGGGCGCGGGAACCCCGGCCCTGCGCCCTCGCCTTCCCCGGGCCCTGGACCCGGCCCGGGCACCTCGGAGCGGGTGGCGCTCAAGAAAGAGATCGGGCTGGTGAGCGCCTGCACCATCATCATCG GAAACATCATTGGCTCAGGCATCTTCATCTCACCCAAAG ATTCCTCCTGCTCTGGAGTGCTGTCCTCATCATGTACCCCACCAGCCTGGCTGTCATCTCCATGACCTTCTCCAACTATGTGCTTCAGCCTGTCTTTCCCAACTGTATTCCCCCGGCCACAGCCTCTCGAGTACTCTCCATGGCCTGCCTGA TGCTCCTGACATGGGTGAACAGCTCCAGTGTGCGCTGGGCCACGCGCATCCAGGATATCTTCACCGGCGGGAAGCTGTTGGCACTGGCACTCATCATTGGTGTTGGCTTTGTCCAGATCTTCCAAG GACACTTTGAAGAGCTGAGGCCCACCAATGCCTTCACGTTCTGGATGACACCGTCCGTGGGTCACCTTGCCCTGGCTTTCCTGCAAGGTTCTTTTGCCTTCAGCGGCTGGAACTTTCTCAACTATGTCACCGAGGAGCTGGTTGACCCTCGCAA AAACCTGCCTCGCGCCATCTTCATTTCCATCCCGCTGGTCACCTTCGTGTACACGTTCACCAACGTTGCCTACTTCACTGCCATGTCCCCCCAGGAGCTGCTGTCCTCCAACGCAGTGGCCGTG ACCTTCGGTGAGAAGTTGCTGGGCTACTTTTCGTGGGTCATGCCTGTCTCTGTGGCACTGTCTACTTTTGGAGGGATCAATGGCTACCTGTTCACCTCATCCAG GCTATGCTTCTCTGGAGCCCGAGAGGGACACTTGCCCAGCTTGCTGGCCATGATCCATGTCAGACGCTGTACCCCAATCCCTGCCCTCCTCGTCTGT TGCGGGGCCACAGCGGTCATCATGCTCGTGGgtgacacatacacactcatcaaCTATGTGTCCTTCATCAACTACCTCTGCTACGGAGTCACTATCCTGGGCCTGCTCGTGCTGCGCTGGAGGCGGCCAGCACTCCACAGGCCCATCAAG GTGAACCTCCTCATTCCTGTTGCGTACTTGGTGTTCTGGGCATTCCTACTGGTCTTCAGCTTCATCTCGGAGCCCATGGTCTGTGGGGTCGGTGTCATCATCATCCTCACTGGggtccccatcttcttcctgggagTGTTCTGGAGAAGCAAACCAAAGTGTGTGCACAGACTCACAG AGTCCATGACACGCTGGGGCCAGGAGCTGTGTTTCGTGGTTTACCCCCAGGgctccctggaggaggaggaaaatggcCCCATGGGCCAGGCCTCCCCATTGCCCATCACGGACAAGCCCTTGAAGACACAATGA
- the Slc7a10 gene encoding asc-type amino acid transporter 1 isoform X3, producing the protein MRPPVGAVPGCEGRERTNRRTDRRTGGGPDGRGSAGSWDEAGQRHDRPHTAARRAREPRPCALAFPGPWTRPGHLGAGGAQERDRAGERLHHHHRFLLLWSAVLIMYPTSLAVISMTFSNYVLQPVFPNCIPPATASRVLSMACLMLLTWVNSSSVRWATRIQDIFTGGKLLALALIIGVGFVQIFQGHFEELRPTNAFTFWMTPSVGHLALAFLQGSFAFSGWNFLNYVTEELVDPRKNLPRAIFISIPLVTFVYTFTNVAYFTAMSPQELLSSNAVAVTFGEKLLGYFSWVMPVSVALSTFGGINGYLFTSSRLCFSGAREGHLPSLLAMIHVRRCTPIPALLVCCGATAVIMLVGDTYTLINYVSFINYLCYGVTILGLLVLRWRRPALHRPIKVNLLIPVAYLVFWAFLLVFSFISEPMVCGVGVIIILTGVPIFFLGVFWRSKPKCVHRLTESMTRWGQELCFVVYPQGSLEEEENGPMGQASPLPITDKPLKTQ; encoded by the exons ATGCGCCCGCCTGTGGGCGCTGTCCCGGGCTGCGAGGGCCGCGAGCGCACCAACAGACGGACCGACCGACGGACTGGCGGCGGGCCGGACGGACGGGGTAGCGCAGGGAGCTGGGATGAGGCGGGACAGCGACATGACAGGCCACATACAGCAGCCCGGCGGGCGCGGGAACCCCGGCCCTGCGCCCTCGCCTTCCCCGGGCCCTGGACCCGGCCCGGGCACCTCGGAGCGGGTGGCGCTCAAGAAAGAGATCGGGCTGGTGAGCGCCTGCACCATCATCATCG ATTCCTCCTGCTCTGGAGTGCTGTCCTCATCATGTACCCCACCAGCCTGGCTGTCATCTCCATGACCTTCTCCAACTATGTGCTTCAGCCTGTCTTTCCCAACTGTATTCCCCCGGCCACAGCCTCTCGAGTACTCTCCATGGCCTGCCTGA TGCTCCTGACATGGGTGAACAGCTCCAGTGTGCGCTGGGCCACGCGCATCCAGGATATCTTCACCGGCGGGAAGCTGTTGGCACTGGCACTCATCATTGGTGTTGGCTTTGTCCAGATCTTCCAAG GACACTTTGAAGAGCTGAGGCCCACCAATGCCTTCACGTTCTGGATGACACCGTCCGTGGGTCACCTTGCCCTGGCTTTCCTGCAAGGTTCTTTTGCCTTCAGCGGCTGGAACTTTCTCAACTATGTCACCGAGGAGCTGGTTGACCCTCGCAA AAACCTGCCTCGCGCCATCTTCATTTCCATCCCGCTGGTCACCTTCGTGTACACGTTCACCAACGTTGCCTACTTCACTGCCATGTCCCCCCAGGAGCTGCTGTCCTCCAACGCAGTGGCCGTG ACCTTCGGTGAGAAGTTGCTGGGCTACTTTTCGTGGGTCATGCCTGTCTCTGTGGCACTGTCTACTTTTGGAGGGATCAATGGCTACCTGTTCACCTCATCCAG GCTATGCTTCTCTGGAGCCCGAGAGGGACACTTGCCCAGCTTGCTGGCCATGATCCATGTCAGACGCTGTACCCCAATCCCTGCCCTCCTCGTCTGT TGCGGGGCCACAGCGGTCATCATGCTCGTGGgtgacacatacacactcatcaaCTATGTGTCCTTCATCAACTACCTCTGCTACGGAGTCACTATCCTGGGCCTGCTCGTGCTGCGCTGGAGGCGGCCAGCACTCCACAGGCCCATCAAG GTGAACCTCCTCATTCCTGTTGCGTACTTGGTGTTCTGGGCATTCCTACTGGTCTTCAGCTTCATCTCGGAGCCCATGGTCTGTGGGGTCGGTGTCATCATCATCCTCACTGGggtccccatcttcttcctgggagTGTTCTGGAGAAGCAAACCAAAGTGTGTGCACAGACTCACAG AGTCCATGACACGCTGGGGCCAGGAGCTGTGTTTCGTGGTTTACCCCCAGGgctccctggaggaggaggaaaatggcCCCATGGGCCAGGCCTCCCCATTGCCCATCACGGACAAGCCCTTGAAGACACAATGA
- the Slc7a10 gene encoding asc-type amino acid transporter 1 isoform X5, giving the protein MRRDSDMTGHIQQPGGRGNPGPAPSPSPGPGPGPGTSERVALKKEIGLVSACTIIIGNIIGSGIFISPKGVLEHSGSVGLALFVWVLGGGVTALGSLCYAELGVAIPKSGGDYAYVTEIFGGLAGFLLLWSAVLIMYPTSLAVISMTFSNYVLQPVFPNCIPPATASRVLSMACLMLLTWVNSSSVRWATRIQDIFTGGKLLALALIIGVGFVQIFQGHFEELRPTNAFTFWMTPSVGHLALAFLQGSFAFSGWNFLNYVTEELVDPRKNLPRAIFISIPLVTFVYTFTNVAYFTAMSPQELLSSNAVAVTFGEKLLGYFSWVMPVSVALSTFGGINGYLFTSSRLCFSGAREGHLPSLLAMIHVRRCTPIPALLVCLHLGAHGLWGRCHHHPHWGPHLLPGSVLEKQTKVCAQTHRVHDTLGPGAVFRGLPPGLPGGGGKWPHGPGLPIAHHGQALEDTMRPCRD; this is encoded by the exons ATGAGGCGGGACAGCGACATGACAGGCCACATACAGCAGCCCGGCGGGCGCGGGAACCCCGGCCCTGCGCCCTCGCCTTCCCCGGGCCCTGGACCCGGCCCGGGCACCTCGGAGCGGGTGGCGCTCAAGAAAGAGATCGGGCTGGTGAGCGCCTGCACCATCATCATCG GAAACATCATTGGCTCAGGCATCTTCATCTCACCCAAAGGTGTCCTGGAACACTCGGGCTCCGTGGGTTTGGCCCTCTTCGTCTGGGTCCTGGGTGGGGGCGTGACCGCTCTAGGCTCTCTCTGCTATGCAGAGCTGGGCGTCGCCATCCCCAAGTCCGGTGGGGACTACGCTTATGTCACTGAGATCTTCGGGGGCCTGGCTGG ATTCCTCCTGCTCTGGAGTGCTGTCCTCATCATGTACCCCACCAGCCTGGCTGTCATCTCCATGACCTTCTCCAACTATGTGCTTCAGCCTGTCTTTCCCAACTGTATTCCCCCGGCCACAGCCTCTCGAGTACTCTCCATGGCCTGCCTGA TGCTCCTGACATGGGTGAACAGCTCCAGTGTGCGCTGGGCCACGCGCATCCAGGATATCTTCACCGGCGGGAAGCTGTTGGCACTGGCACTCATCATTGGTGTTGGCTTTGTCCAGATCTTCCAAG GACACTTTGAAGAGCTGAGGCCCACCAATGCCTTCACGTTCTGGATGACACCGTCCGTGGGTCACCTTGCCCTGGCTTTCCTGCAAGGTTCTTTTGCCTTCAGCGGCTGGAACTTTCTCAACTATGTCACCGAGGAGCTGGTTGACCCTCGCAA AAACCTGCCTCGCGCCATCTTCATTTCCATCCCGCTGGTCACCTTCGTGTACACGTTCACCAACGTTGCCTACTTCACTGCCATGTCCCCCCAGGAGCTGCTGTCCTCCAACGCAGTGGCCGTG ACCTTCGGTGAGAAGTTGCTGGGCTACTTTTCGTGGGTCATGCCTGTCTCTGTGGCACTGTCTACTTTTGGAGGGATCAATGGCTACCTGTTCACCTCATCCAG GCTATGCTTCTCTGGAGCCCGAGAGGGACACTTGCCCAGCTTGCTGGCCATGATCCATGTCAGACGCTGTACCCCAATCCCTGCCCTCCTCGTCTGT CTTCATCTCGGAGCCCATGGTCTGTGGGGTCGGTGTCATCATCATCCTCACTGGggtccccatcttcttcctgggagTGTTCTGGAGAAGCAAACCAAAGTGTGTGCACAGACTCACAG AGTCCATGACACGCTGGGGCCAGGAGCTGTGTTTCGTGGTTTACCCCCAGGgctccctggaggaggaggaaaatggcCCCATGGGCCAGGCCTCCCCATTGCCCATCACGGACAAGCCCTTGAAGACACAATGAGACCTTGTAGAGACTGA